The following are from one region of the Oncorhynchus nerka isolate Pitt River linkage group LG8, Oner_Uvic_2.0, whole genome shotgun sequence genome:
- the LOC135573003 gene encoding uncharacterized protein LOC135573003 codes for MSERPVGVGACTGAETGGFGIGPGVGNEPQAGTGGIGPGVGNGPRAGTGGTGIGPGVGNGPRAGTGVKGSGPVSGPASGTRQGSVRPIGAEGLVALLEGGLDSVLLIDSRPFVEYNSSHILEAVNVNCSKLMKRRLQQDKVQINELLQHSAKKKESRRDREFHTQSQEEI; via the exons ATGTCGGAACGTCCCGTGGGAGTGGGAGCCTgcactggagctgagactgggggGTTTGGGATTGGACCTGGGGTGGGGAATGAACCCCAAGCTGGTACTGGAGGGATTGGACCTGGGGTGGGGAATGGACCCCGAGCTGGTACTGGAGGGACTGGGATTGGACCTGGGGTGGGGAATGGACCCCGAGCTGGGACTGGAGTCAAAGGTTCAGGGCCTGTATCAGGCCCGGCATCCGGGACCAGGCAGGGCTCGGTGCGTCCCATCGGGGCTGAGGGGCTGGTCGCCCTGCTGGAGGGGGGTCTGGACAGCGTGTTGTTGATTGACAGCCGGCCCTTCGTAGAATATAACTCCTCCCACATCCTGGAGGCGGTCAATGTGAACTGTTCAAAACTGATGAAGAGACGGCTGCAACAGGACAAGGTCCAGATCAACGAACTGCTGCAACACTCCGCTAAGAAGAAG GAGtctaggagagacagggagtttcaCACGCAGAGCCAGGAGGAGATCTGA